The genomic interval TTGAGGCAGAAACCTATAATGATATTTATGAGCGGATTTATGGAATTCCTATTACTCTCGAACTTACTGATGATGAGAATCAAACCAATAAATATACTTTTACCAACAGCGAAGATAATCCCCGCTTTGAAATCAGTGGATTAACCAAAGGTATTTACCGCTACAAAGCCAGTGCACAGGTGCAAGGCAAAGCTGAACAGGTAACCGGAGAGTTTACGGTTAAAGACCTGCAACTGGAAGCCCTGAATACTACTGCAGATCATACACTGCTGAAGAAGTTAGCTGAACAGACCAACGGACGTTTTTACTTGCCTACCCAATTCAACGACCTGGCCGCTTCGCTTTCTGCCAATCCGCCGCCTGACATTATTCAGAGCAGCGAAGAATTGCTGGAGCTTATTCATTTGAAATGGCTTTTCTTCTTATTTATGACTCTGCTTACCATCGAATGGGGCATCCGTAAATACCAGGGCGCTTATTAAAAATAGGTGAATGAGTGATTGAGCGAATGTGTGAATTGATTTACCTTTGATCACTCAATCACACATACACTCAATCTCTCAATTGCTTTCTCTCTTGCGTAGATATTCTATTATTATTCCGGTATATAACCGGCCAGATGAAATCAGGGAATTACTGGAAACACTTACCCGGCAAACCTACCGGAATTTTGAGGTACTGGTGATTGAAGATGGGTCTGTGAAGAAATGTGATGCCATTGTAGACCAGTTCTCTTCACAACTCGACATCCGGTATTTTTACAAGGAAAACAGCGGACAAGGCTTTTCCCGCAACTATGGATTTGAACGGGCCACAGGCGATTATTTTGTGATTTTTGATTCTGATTGCCTTATTCCCGAACATTATTTTGCTACAGTAGAGGCTTATCTGAATGCTCTTCCGCTGGATGCCTATGGCGGTCCTGACCGGGCGCATCTAAGTTTTACACCAGTACAAAAAGCCATCAGTTATTCTATGACTTCGCTGTTTACCACTGGTGGCATCAGAGGAAATAAAAAAAGGGTAGGAGGGCCGTTTCATCCCCGAAGTTTTAATATGGGGCTCTCCCGCAAAGTATATGAAACGGTAGGCGGCTACATTATTACCCGCATGGGAGAAGATATTATTTACACCATTTCCATCATCGAACATGGCTTTAAAACCGGACTGATTGAAGATGCTTATGTATATCATAAACGGCGTACAAGTTTCAGCCAGTTTTACAAACAACTGCATTTTTTCGGACGGGCCCGCATCAATATTTCCAGGTACTTTCCCAAAGAATTAAAAACTGTTCATACTTTCCCGGCTTTGTTTACTTTATTCTGTATGAGCATTCCTTTGCTGGCTTTATTTTCCGGTTTCCTGTTTAAAACAGCGCTTGTTTTGCTGGGAGTATATATCCTGCTGATATTCATTGATGCCACCCGTAAAAATCAAAGTTTACAGGTAGGGATATTAAGCACTGCTGCGGTTTTTGTGCAGCTTTTTGGATATGGCATTGGTTTTCTTACTGAAGGCTGGCGGAAATTGACAAAATCAACGAAATAAAACACAGTCCTTATGTATAGCCTGACAAAAGCTCGGATAGAAGAAATGAAAAGTTCCGGGAGGAAGAAAGAAGAATTTATTAAAAAATGAGGGCCGGATTTAATCCGGCCCTTTTGTGTGTATTAAAGTTTAACGTAATTTCTCTTAACATGCGTGTTAATATATCTGTTTAGCCCTGCGCCACTGATTGCTAACTGCTTCATGGCTTCGATATTAGAACGCCCTGCACTCGCATAGGTATATTTATAGAGAGCACCATCTCTGAATAGTACCTTAATGTGATCAGGTCCGATTTCGTAGGCATAAATGCCGGAATACTTTTCGTGATTACTATAAGATCTCATTGTACTGGTTGTTTAAAGTGATACAATAGATGAAAGTAAACTTATTGTGTCCGATTAAAAAATACACAAATCCATGCAATATTGCCTTTGTAATAATTTGCAAAAATGTTTCAATGTAGGATTATCTACTGAGATGCCGCTGCTGCGTACTAGTGCTCGTTTTTGTTATACTATTGTCCTTTTCAATCCTATTAATGACACAAAAAAAGCTGTTTTATAGCTGCACCAGCAACCATTTTCGAATAGTTAAAATTATAAGTACTTAAAAGATAGACCATAAGCCTTATAACTTATGCAATAAACAGGAGAAATAGAGAAACATCTAAGTTGTATAATAAAATTTATAAATGTGATGCTAAACGTACATTCTCAATAGTAGTAAACGATTATAAATAGCAGAAAAGATCACGCTTTACAATGAAAATAAACCGGTTTATAGGCTATACAACTCTATTTGTTCTACTTACCATCATTACGCAGGTAGGGGGATTTATTCTTCTTTTGTGCATTCCTTTCTTTCGCTATGTAACCCGGCGCATTTCCTCCAAAGGAATGGCAACTCTGTACAAAACTGGAATTTTCATAAGCGGATATACTCTTATTTCTTTCACACTTATTCCTGTAATTGCTGCCAGAACAGGCCGTGTACCATTACCCATAGGTATTACTAAAATTAGTTCCTTGCAGCCACTTACTTTACTGACTTGTGTGCTTAACCGGCATTATATAAAAACAGAATTGAAAGAAACTTTAATTTCTGTTTCAAAGACTTTACAGGAAAAGTATCCTGGGAGCATTACTTGTTATCTGGATGCAAACTTTCCCTTTGCAGATGGGTTTCCGTTGGTTCCTCATTTAAGTCACAACGATGGCCGTAAGGTAGATCTTGCATTCTTTTATCAGGAACCGGCTACTGGTAAGAAACTACAGGCCGTATCCCCTTCGTTTATAGGGTATGGTGTGAGTGAGCCTCCGCAGCCTGGCGAAACAAATATGCCTGCCGTTTGTATGGCGAAAGGATATTGGCAATATGGGTTATTAAACAAAATTATTCCAGAGGGAAATAAAAAGAAAATGGCATTCGATGCCGAACGTACCAGAATGCTTATTACCATATTGGTGAAACATCGTTCCATAGGTAAATTATTTATCGAGCCTCATCTTAGGCAACGTTTGCATCTGGAAAAGTATCAAAATATCCGTTTTCATGGCTGCCAGGCTGTCCGCCACGACGATCATATTCATGTGCAATTGTAATAATACAAGTTTATAACCGGAACTGCATAGTAAATAACCAGAACAGGCCTGCAAGAAGGTAGAACAAGGTTGTCAGAAGCCAGCGCAGAATAGTACATAGTTAGAACAGCAGCGTACATACCCTGAACAGAACGGTAAGTGAATAGAACAGACTTGTAAAATGACAGAACAACAGTGTTATGGAGTCACACAGAAACGTAACCTGACAGAACAACATTATAATTGAGCATGACATAATCAGGCACATATTCTTATAAAAGGAAACGGCAACCTTGGAAAAAGCGTTTCAACTGTATATTTCAGAAAATAACATTTATGGAAAATTACGATAATGATGATGACACATTCGACCACGTAGATGACTGGCTGGATGATGATGAAGACGATGACGACGACTGGGATGATGACGAAGATCAGGATTGCTCGGAAAGAGGAGGCTGCATGCCCGATCCGGAAGATTTTGATGATTAATGCCTGAATAGCAGAGAGAACATACGATTTATAAATGTCAGTTTTTATTGGAGATACAATAAAAAAGAAGGCTTCCATGAGAAGCCTTTTTTCGGGTAATATACGTTTATGTTCGACTACAATACTATTTCGTTCATGTTGTGCTATGTATGGGCTTTACACGCTCATTCAGAATTCCATATTGGCCCAATACACTGGTAATAATAAATGCAACAAATTAAAAAATCTAATTCCCTAATAGGTCCCCTCCCTTATCTTATGGAATATAATATGTTTTTATGCAGCCTTTAAAAGCTGTTTTATGGTGGTATACGTATTTCTCGTAAAAGGTTACACAAAATTTGTACATATACGGATATTTTGGATAAATACTTAGCTATCACGCATAGCGATGAGTATAAGACAACATATTTACATGATTTGGCTTTTGCAGGGCATGAGTTAAATACGCTAACCATACCTAAAGCCGTTAAATAAGTCTATAGAAAACTTCAAAATTGTATCATACTGTAATTTTATGTAATATTCGAATGATAAGGCAGTTCATTCTGGTACTGAACCGGACTTAACATGCAAACCAACCTATTATATGAGAAAAAAAATAGTAATCCTCTTTTCTGTTTACCTACTGGCTTTTGCACTCTTATTTTCTACAAGCCTGAGGGCTCAATCTACATCTAAAAAACCACTGGTAGTATTTGTAACCGGCGATCATGAATACAGCGGTGAGTTTACTTTGCCCTTGATTGCCGCTGAACTGGAGAAGAATTATAATATGCGGGTGAAAGTGCTTAAATCTTCTCCCGACCAGAATGCAGAAGAGAATATACCCGGATTGGAAGCTTTAAAAGAGGCAGACCTGGCTGTATTTTATCTGCGTTGGAGACGTTTGCCAGCCGAGCAGGTAAAATACATTGATGATTACCTTAAATCTGGTAAACCTATTATGGGATTCCGTACCAGTACCCATTCTTTCAACTATCCGGCGGGGCATCCGCTGGAAAAATGGAATGCTTTTGGAGAATTTGCCTTAGGCTCGCCTCCCGGATGGGGTGGCAAAGCCAATCATACCCATTGTGGTCATGAGTGCAGCACCGATGTAACTGTCATTCCTGAAGCCGCCAAACATCCGATTTTGAAAGGTGTTGACCCTAGTTTTCATGTGCGTTCCTGGCTGTATAAAGTAATTCCTGATTATCCTGCGAAAGGGGCCACCTGGCTGCTGATGGGAAAAGCTGTAAATCCTGATAAACCCAACTATGCCGATAACCCGGTAGCCTGGACCTGGAAAACAGCCAATGGTGCCCGTGTGTTTGCTACCACCATGGGACATCCGGAAGATTTTCAGGTGGAATCTTTCCAGCGCTTGGTGATTAATGCCATTCACTGGACACTTAATAAACCAGTACCCGATACATGGAAAGGCAAACTGGATATTAATGTTCCTTACCGGGGTATGACTAAGAATTAAAATTTTACATACACGATTAATTTGTTTTTAAAAGCGCATCAGTTTAACTGATGCGCTTCTCATTTTTAGCTTTCTCAAAAATAATATTACCAGGAACCACTGCTTCCTCCACCACCAGAACGTCCGCCACCCCCCGAATAACTGCTCCGGCTGGAACTGGACGAAGACCTGTAGGAACTGCCAGATGAGGAGGAATAAGAACGGCTGGAACCTGAGTTGGCTCGTTTTGCCGACCATTTTCTAAGCCAGGCACTTCCGGCACTGGTAGCAAAATAGAGTTTGGAAGAAATAAACCATCCTACATATAAGGTCAGAATAGTAAATCCGATAATAGAGCCGAAAATGGCGAAAGGGAAAGTAAGGTAGAATACAAGCAGAAAAAGGAATAAAAACCAGGATGCGCCTCCTTCAGTAAATACGGCTATACTAGTAAAAATAAGCAGGATAAACATCACAAAGCCACCAACGAGTAAACCTTCCGGAAAAGGAATTCCTTCATAACTGATCAGCGTCTCCCAGAAACCAGGGTCTTCGGCAGAATAGGTACCCTGAATAGCGCCAATAATAGCCGTAACCCCTGCCGTAATGCCTTCGTCATACGAAAATTGTTTGAAATAAGGCACCAGTTCATTGCGGATAATACGTGCACTATGCGCATCTGTTAAGGAAGCTTCCAGGCCATAGCCTACTTCTATCCGCATTTTTCGATCTTCGATAGCCACTAGCAGCAGTACGCCATTATTTTTATCTTTTTGTCCGAGTTGCCAGGTATTAAATATTTCGTTGGCTTTTTCTTCAATGGTTTGCCCTTCCAGAGAGGAAATGGTTAGTACAACAATCTGGTTAGAGGTGCTTTGCTCATGTTGCTGCAAGGTATTTTCCAGCCTGGTAATGGTTTCATCAGAGAGCACATGTGCATAATCGTTCACATGTCCGCTTAGTGTAGGTACAGGAACGGCGGCAGAAGCTAGTTTTACCAGAAAAATCAGAAAGAGCAATACAAGAATTTGTTTCATGGGTGGTAATAGATGATCTATTGTATGGTAAATGTTGGTTGTATTTTGTGTTTGATTATCATGCTGCTTTTCGCCGGATGACGTTGCAAAGTAACACTGCCAGAGGGCCTGATTCCTAGAAAATACGGTTGGCAAAAGGTGTACAACCTGCTTTCATATAGGTAAGCAAAAGGTGAACATGGTAGGTTATACCCTTTATTTAGATAGATGCAGGCTATTAAATGGCTGTTTTAAGTAAAAATCAGGGAAAGCAAGAATAAAAGAGCTGCATAAAATAAAAAATACCTTGTGCTTTCAGAATACAGGCAATATCCTGATTTTTGGATGAAGTATTCCTGCAAACCTGCTATTTATGAAAATCACCTGTAGCCTGCTTATTCTGCTGATTATAATATTTACTAGTTGCCAGCCTTCTAAGAAACCTGACCAGACAACAGAAAGCATTGAAACAAAAAACAAACCGGTAAATATTATCTTTATTATGGCCGACGACCTGGGATATGGAGATCTGGGGGTATATGGACAAAAACTAGTGAAAACACCCCGGCTCGACCAGATGGCACAGGAAGGAATCCGGTTTACGCAGTATTATGCCGGCAGCACCGTTTGTGCCCCTTCCCGCTGCTCTCTCATGACTGGCAAACATATGGGAAATTCATATGTTCGTGGTAACGGTGGTCCTAACACTCCGGGTAGACCGGGAGATTGTATTCCTTTACGTCCGCAGGATAGTACCTTTGTACAGCAACTGAAAAAAGCAGGATATGTAAACGGCATGTTCGGCAAATGGGGTTTAGGCGTAGCCGGTACAAACGGTGCCCCTCACTTGAAAGGGTTTGATGCTTTCCTGGGTGACTTAAACCAAAAAGATGCACATTCTTATACAGATGATACTTTATGGACCATCAGAAATGGTGTTACTCAGCCCGTAGTTGTAGATACCAGCCAGTTTAAAACAGATCTTACCATAAAAGCTGCTCTGGATTTTATCAGGCAAAATAAAGACACCAATTTCTTTGTGTATCTGCCGGTTAATATTCCACATGCCGAATTAAAAGCGCCAAAGGAAGCGGTTTTACCCTATCTGGATGCTAACGGAAAAAGTATATTTGAAGAAGTACCCTTTATTAACAAAGGCTCATCTTATAGATCGCAGGCGATGCCAAGGGCTACGTTTGCAGGCATGGTCTCCAGAATGGATTTGTATGTGGGTCAGGTACTAGACTTGTTAAGGGAATTGAAGTTAGATGAAAATACGATTGTATTTTTTACCAGCGACAATGGCGCCCATAAAGAAGGTGGCCATGATCCGAATTATTTCAACAGTAGCGGTGGATTAAGGGGAATCAAACGGGACTTATATGAAGGTGGCGTTAGGGTACCTATGATCGTCTGGGCACCAGGCAGGGTTGCGGCCGGAAAAGTAAGTGACCACATCTGGGCACACTGGGATATTTACCCAACCCTTACACAACTGGCTGGCGTAAAAATTAACACGCAGATGGATGGTATATCTATGGCCCCTGTTATAACTGGCAAAGGAGAAGCCCCTAGCCATGAATATCTGTACTGGGAGTTTGGCGAGGGAGTTCCGGTACAAGCCATCCGTCAGGGCAACTGGAAACTGGTTCGTTTTCTGGAAAAAGGCAAACCAGCCAGGGTTGAACTATATGACCTGAATACTGATATGCAGGAAACAAAAGATCTTTCTGGCCAGAAAGCAGATGTAACAGCCCAGCTTATTAAATTACTTGATGAAGCTCACCAGAGGGCAGAGTTTCCAGAGTTCCGGTTTGTGGAGAATGCGATGTAAGCGTAATTAATATGTAAAATTTGGATTATTTATTATGTATAGTGTGAGCGAGATTTTATCAAAAAGTGGAGATTCAACCGTACATAATTATGGTTATGCCAAAGGTAGATTAAATCTAGACATTGAATTATTTGATTTAGATGTAAGGGTAAAATTAGGTATACAAACCGATACGATCATCTTTGATCCATTTTTAGATACCACAACAATAAAACCATTACTTGCTTATATGATGGTGAAAGAACTAGGTCCTTTATTGAAAACTCAACATGGAATTTACGTTCCGGATAATGACTTTGGGAAATTTATGAAGGAATTCAGAAGTGGGTTATCTTTAGCTTATGGCCGCAAAGCGTCAAAAATTAAATATATTTTTTATTTAACAGGAGGTGTTGATTTGATTATCTGCTTAATCAGTAAAATGGAAAATATCTCCATCATTGAAATGTCAAATACTTGATCGTGAAGCCACTCTTCCGACACTAAATAAGGTAGTACTGTTGCAGTAGCATTATTTAAAAGTAAAAACTGTTTCTATCCTAAGTAAGAGTACACAATTAAGTATAAGATTTTGGCAAATTGTATCTTTGCTTATGCGTTATATCAAGAAGATTACAGACAAGCAAAAACAAGACTTAGAGAAGATTCATAAAGATAGTAAAAGTTATCAGGAACGTAACCGTTGCCAATGTATACTGTTATCCAATCAAGGCTATCAAGTACAGAAGTTAGCAAGCATTTTTCAAGTAAGTCAGTTAAGTATTTATAAGTGGTTTGATCGCTTTGAGAAAACAGGTGTGGTAGGGTTAAAGAACCAAAAAGGGAAAGGCAGAAAACCCATCCTTACTACCAGTAATGCTACCCATGTTGAAGTAGTGGAAAATAGCATAGAGAAAGAAAAACAACAACTTAAATTAGCTAAGCGAGAGATAGAAGCTAAATTAGGCACGGCTATGAGTGAGATGACCTTGAAGCGGTTTTTAAAAAAATTGACTACCGATGGAAACGTTTCCGTAAATGGATAAAGCCATTGCAAAACAAAGAAGCATATGAGCAGAAAGTCAAGCGATTACATGCTTTGCTTTATTTGGCACAGACAGGCAGTATAGATTTATATTTTGGAGACGAATCAGGGTTTTGCCTTACCCCTTGTGTACCTTATGGATGGATCAAAAAAGGCGAACACGCCCCTATTTTATCCCAAAGAAGTACAAGGATAAATGTATTTGGCTTGTTAAGTACAAATAATGAGTTGCTTACTTATCAGAAAAGTGGGAGTCTAAACGCTGACTTTATCATTGAATGTGTAGAGGCCTTCTCAACATCTATTTCCAAGTTTACTGTCATAGTCTTAGACAACGCCTCCTGGCATACATGTGGCCTATGGGAAGTCAAAAAAGAAGAATGGGAACAGAAAGGATTATACATCTTTTTGCTGCCTAAGTATAGTCCTCATCTTAACAGGATCGAACGATTTTGGAAGCAGGTGAAATATCATTGGCTCAAAGCCGAAGACTATCTGTCTGTAGAAGCACTTAAGGAGGCACTTTATACCATCTTTTCAGGATTGGGTACTTACTTTAAACTTGATTTTAAAAAACTTGAAGTAGATGAAAATATTATACTTAATTGTGTTTAATTACTTAGTAGTTCATAAAATATAAGATGTCAGGTAAATTAGGTAATTTGATCAAAAAAGCCATGGTCATTTATCGAAT from Rhodocytophaga rosea carries:
- a CDS encoding glycosyltransferase, which translates into the protein MRRYSIIIPVYNRPDEIRELLETLTRQTYRNFEVLVIEDGSVKKCDAIVDQFSSQLDIRYFYKENSGQGFSRNYGFERATGDYFVIFDSDCLIPEHYFATVEAYLNALPLDAYGGPDRAHLSFTPVQKAISYSMTSLFTTGGIRGNKKRVGGPFHPRSFNMGLSRKVYETVGGYIITRMGEDIIYTISIIEHGFKTGLIEDAYVYHKRRTSFSQFYKQLHFFGRARINISRYFPKELKTVHTFPALFTLFCMSIPLLALFSGFLFKTALVLLGVYILLIFIDATRKNQSLQVGILSTAAVFVQLFGYGIGFLTEGWRKLTKSTK
- a CDS encoding ThuA domain-containing protein, with translation MRKKIVILFSVYLLAFALLFSTSLRAQSTSKKPLVVFVTGDHEYSGEFTLPLIAAELEKNYNMRVKVLKSSPDQNAEENIPGLEALKEADLAVFYLRWRRLPAEQVKYIDDYLKSGKPIMGFRTSTHSFNYPAGHPLEKWNAFGEFALGSPPGWGGKANHTHCGHECSTDVTVIPEAAKHPILKGVDPSFHVRSWLYKVIPDYPAKGATWLLMGKAVNPDKPNYADNPVAWTWKTANGARVFATTMGHPEDFQVESFQRLVINAIHWTLNKPVPDTWKGKLDINVPYRGMTKN
- a CDS encoding TPM domain-containing protein; the protein is MKQILVLLFLIFLVKLASAAVPVPTLSGHVNDYAHVLSDETITRLENTLQQHEQSTSNQIVVLTISSLEGQTIEEKANEIFNTWQLGQKDKNNGVLLLVAIEDRKMRIEVGYGLEASLTDAHSARIIRNELVPYFKQFSYDEGITAGVTAIIGAIQGTYSAEDPGFWETLISYEGIPFPEGLLVGGFVMFILLIFTSIAVFTEGGASWFLFLFLLVFYLTFPFAIFGSIIGFTILTLYVGWFISSKLYFATSAGSAWLRKWSAKRANSGSSRSYSSSSGSSYRSSSSSSRSSYSGGGGRSGGGGSSGSW
- a CDS encoding arylsulfatase is translated as MKITCSLLILLIIIFTSCQPSKKPDQTTESIETKNKPVNIIFIMADDLGYGDLGVYGQKLVKTPRLDQMAQEGIRFTQYYAGSTVCAPSRCSLMTGKHMGNSYVRGNGGPNTPGRPGDCIPLRPQDSTFVQQLKKAGYVNGMFGKWGLGVAGTNGAPHLKGFDAFLGDLNQKDAHSYTDDTLWTIRNGVTQPVVVDTSQFKTDLTIKAALDFIRQNKDTNFFVYLPVNIPHAELKAPKEAVLPYLDANGKSIFEEVPFINKGSSYRSQAMPRATFAGMVSRMDLYVGQVLDLLRELKLDENTIVFFTSDNGAHKEGGHDPNYFNSSGGLRGIKRDLYEGGVRVPMIVWAPGRVAAGKVSDHIWAHWDIYPTLTQLAGVKINTQMDGISMAPVITGKGEAPSHEYLYWEFGEGVPVQAIRQGNWKLVRFLEKGKPARVELYDLNTDMQETKDLSGQKADVTAQLIKLLDEAHQRAEFPEFRFVENAM
- a CDS encoding helix-turn-helix domain-containing protein — its product is MRYIKKITDKQKQDLEKIHKDSKSYQERNRCQCILLSNQGYQVQKLASIFQVSQLSIYKWFDRFEKTGVVGLKNQKGKGRKPILTTSNATHVEVVENSIEKEKQQLKLAKREIEAKLGTAMSEMTLKRFLKKLTTDGNVSVNG
- a CDS encoding IS630 family transposase, which produces MQNKEAYEQKVKRLHALLYLAQTGSIDLYFGDESGFCLTPCVPYGWIKKGEHAPILSQRSTRINVFGLLSTNNELLTYQKSGSLNADFIIECVEAFSTSISKFTVIVLDNASWHTCGLWEVKKEEWEQKGLYIFLLPKYSPHLNRIERFWKQVKYHWLKAEDYLSVEALKEALYTIFSGLGTYFKLDFKKLEVDENIILNCV